From the genome of Longispora fulva:
TGACCGCCCACGCCGCCGCCGGCCCGGCCGAGGGCGGGATGCACCACTATCCGGGCGGGGCGGAGTGCTACGCCGGCCTGATCCGGCTGCACACCGGCCTGGACCTCACCGCAGAACACATTCACCGGATCGGCCTGTCCGAGGTCGACCGCCTGACGTCGCGGATCCGCGACGAACTGGGCATCGTCGACGAGGCGGCGCACCGGGCGAGGCTCAACGCCGACCCGGCGACGTTCGCCGCGGACCCGGCGGAGCTGGAGCGCCGGTTGCGGAGCCACCTGGACCGGGTGACGCCGATGCTGGCCGGACAGTTCGCGAGGCTGCCCGCCGCGCCGTTCCGGCTCACCCGGCTCGACCCGTCGCTGGAGGCCGGCCTGACCTGGGGGTACTACGACGTGCCCGGCGCCGACGGCTGCGGGTACTACCACTACAACGGCTCCGACCTGCCGAACCGGCCACTGGTGCAGGCCGCCAGCCTGATCCTGCACGAGGGGCTGCCCGGGCACCACCTGCAGATCGGCCGGCAGTTGGAGAACGACCGGCTGCACCCGGTGCGCCGCGAGTTCTCCACCCAGCGCACGTTCTCGATCGCCGGGTACTGCGAGGGCTGGGCCGAGTACGCCGCCGGCCTCGGCTACGAGTGGGGCCTCTACGAGGACCCGGTCGACCGGTACGGGCGGCTGTGCGCCGAGCGGTTCCACGCGGCGCGCCTGGTCGTCGACACCGGGCTGAACGCGCTGGGCTGGACGTTCGAGCGGGCCGGGAACTTCCTGCGCGGGACGGGCTTCCTCTCCGAGGTGGAGATCCGCACGGAACTGGTCCGGTACGCGGTGGACGATCCCGGGCAGGCCCTCGCCTACCACCTGGGGCACTGGTACCTGCGGGAGCTGCGCGGGACCGGCGACGCCCTGACGTTCCACGAGGCGGTGCTGGACGAGGGGCCGCTCCCACTGTGGCTGCTCGGCGAGCACCTCGCGCGGCAGGTGCCCTAAGGGGAGCCCGAACCGGGGTCAGCCCACGGGCCCCGGCCGCAACGACCGGCCAGGGCCCGTGGACCGGTGGCTACCCGGTCGCCGGTTCGAAGACGACCCGGGACCGCAGTTGCCGGAACCCGGTCCGTTCCAGCTCCGCCAGCACCGCCACCTTGTGGGCGTCCACGTCGGCGACCACCTCCCGGGCACCGTCGGCCGTCATGACCCGGACCGCCTCGGCGATCAGTTCACTGCGGACGGCCTCGTCGAGCACGCCCAGGTACGCCATCAGCGGGTAGCAGGCGACCCCGGCGGTGCCGACCAGGCCGACCGGCTCCCCGGCGTCCAGCGCGATCCGCCAGTCCCCGACCGGGCTCTTCAGCCAGGCCAGCGGGTCGGCGGCCAGGTCGACGCCGGCGACCGCGAGGGCCATCTCCGCGCCGGTGAGCACGTCCGGCTCGGCGACCCGGGCCACCAGGGCGTTGATCTCGGCGACGTCGACCGGCGCGCGGAAGGTGTACCGCCCGGACGACGCCGGCAGCGGGGTACCCGACCAGGTGGTTCTCAGCCGCTCACCCCGCTCGACCAGGCCGGCGAGCCGGGCCGCCGCCATCGGCGCCCGCATCACGGCGAGCACGTCCGGCTGGCGCCGCCAGTGCGCGGGCACGGCGGCGTAGTAGGACATCCGACCGCCGAGTGTCTCGTGGGCGGCGCGCAACAGCTCGGCCCCCACCTCCGGCTCGGCGTCGAGGTCGAACCGTTCCAGCCAGGGCGCGCCGATGGCGCCGGGCGGCAGGACCCAGGCCGCGCGGCCCACCACCCGGCCGGCCCGCAGGGCGACCCAGGTGCGTTCCGGGGTGTAGCCGCCGCCTGCGAGCCCGTCGGCGTAGCCGACCTTGCGCACCTGGGGCAGCGGGTCGGGCATGGAATCGAAGATGTTTTCCTCGCCCGCGACGAGCGGGCGGAAGACCAGATCGGTCATAGCGAACCTCCGGGCAGAGAGCGCCCCTGGTCAGATCCGCACGGACGCCGGAGCGCGGAAGGGGCGCAGAACATCGGACATTGTTCTGACCTCCCTTCCGGATCGTTGGCGTGCCGGGAAAACCTACTCGATGCCCGCGGTGGCCGCAAACCGGGGGTGTCAGGCGTCCAGCCACCGCCGGTAGGCGTCGAAGGTGAACTCCCGCCCCAGGAGGTCGCGGACCAGGTCGGCGGCCGGCGCGCTCGCCCCGGGCGCCAGCACCGCGGCGCGGTACCGGGCCGCCCGGGCTGGGTCCAGCAGGTTCGCGGGGTCGAACGCCGTCATCAGGTCCTTCGCGATGACCAGGCTCCACATGTACGTGTAGACGAACGCCGAGTAGCCGTCGAGGTGGCCGAACGACAGGTGCATCGTCGGGTCCTCGACATAGCGGTAGGGCAGGTGCCGCTCCGCGGAGGCCCGCTCGACGGCCACGGCGTCGACGTCGGGGCCGCCGTGCAGTTCGAGGCTGAGTGCCGCGTAGAACATCTGCTGGCGCACGTCCAGGCCCTTGCCGAACTCCTCGGCGGCCCGCATCCTGGCGACGGTCTCCGCGTCGATCGGCGCGCCGGTGTCCTGGTGGGTGGCGAACGTCGCCAGGGTGGCCGGGTCGCGCACCCACTCCTCGAGCAGCTGCGACGGGGCCTCGATGAAGTCGCGTTCGATGGCCATCCCCGAGTTGACCGACCATCGGACCTGGCCGCAGAACACGTGGTGCAGCAGGTGGCCGAACTCGTGGAAGAACGTGACCACGTCGGAGGGCTGCATCAGCGCCGGCTCGGCCGCGGGCCGCGGGAAGTTGCAGAGCAGAACACATTCGGGGGTACGCACGCCCCGCTTGCCGGTGACGATCCGGTACATCGCGGCGTGGCTGAACTTGTCGGCGCGCGGGAACATGTCCAGCCGGATCCGGCCGAGGAGCGCGCCGTCCTCGTACACGTCGAAGGTCTCGACGTCGGGGTGCCAGACCGGCACGTCCGGGCGGGCCCGGAACTCGATGCCGAACATCCGGCCGGCCACCGCCATCAGACCGGCCTTGACCCGCTCGTACTCGAAGAAGGGCCGCACCGTCCGGGAGTCGAACGCGAACCGCTCGGAGCGCACCCTGTCGGTGAGGTACCCGATGTCCCAGGGGCGGATCTCCCCGGCCGCCGGGTCGTCGACCCGTTTGCGTTCCAGCAGGGTCGCCACGTCGCGGTCCGCCCGGTCGGCGGCCATGGCGGACACGTCGGCGACGAACCCGGCGGCGGCCAGCTCCGAGCCGATCATCTTGTTCGCCGTGACGTAGTCGGCCCAGGTACCGAAGCCCAGGAGTGTGGCCAGCTCGTGCCGGCCGGCGAGCAGGTCGTCGAGCACGGCGACGTTGGCCGGGTGGCCGCGCCGCCGGTTGAGCCGCCACAGCGACTCGCGGGCGGCGCTGTCGGTGGCGTAGGTCAGGAAGGGCACCAGGTCCGGGTAGTTCGTCGTGACCGTGACCCGGCCGTCGGGGCCCGGCGGGTGGGCGGCGACATAGTCGGCGGGCAGGCCGGCCAGCGCCGCCGGGTCGAGGGCGGCCTCGCGGGTGTCGGCGGCGATGTTGCGGCCGAACGCCTGACCCAGTCCGACGAGGCGGCCGTGCAGCTCCCGGATCCGTTCCCGGGTCTCCTCGTCGCGGTCGACGCCGAGGAGCCGCATGTCGCGCAGTGCCCGGGTGACCAGGTGCCGGGTCGGGTCGTCCACGCCGGACAGGTCCAGGGCGGCCAGGGCCGCGTACACGGCCGGGTCCAGGGTGAACGCCGTGCCGGCCTGCACGATCAGCTGCTCGGTGGCCTCGGCGGCGGCCCGCAGCTCCGGGTCGGGGTGCGCCTGGCGGATGAGCGTCGAGACGTGCTGGGCGTTGTCGAGGGCGGCGCGGGCCTCGTCGTAGAGTTCCACGGCCTCGACGGCGGGCAGCCCGCCGGCCCGGGCGACGAACGCGGCCATGCCGGTACGGGCGGTGTCGATCGCCTGGGCCGCGGCGGTCCTCAGCTGGTCGGGGGTGCCGGTGAGCAAGGTGGTGGCGGCCGGAGTGTGAGACATGCCGGGCAGCCTACCGACGGGGGTCCACACCGCGCTGTCATTCCGCCGCCGGCCGACGCCGCCGGGCGCTGCCGCAGGACCGGCCCGATAGGATGATCATCTTCACAGAGTCCGTGGAATGACAGAGGAGCGACCGTGCGCATCGTGGTCATTGAGTTCATGAGCCTGGACGGCGTCGTACAGGCGCCCGGCGGCGCCGAGGAGGACACCGACGGCGGCTTCACCCAGGGCGGCTGGTCGCACCCGTTCTTCGACGCGGAGATCGGCGGCGCCTTCAATGACACCCTGACGGGGGCCGATGCGCTGCTGTTCGGGCGCCGCACCTGGCAGACGATGGCCGCCGCGTGGCCCGAGCGCGCCGGCGACCCGTTCGCCGACCGGATGAACTCCATCCACAAGTACGTCGTGTCCGCCACCCTGGGCGAGGACGACCTGACGTGGGACAACACCACGCGGATCGCCGGCGACGGGTTCGCTGCCGGAATCCGGGAGCTGCGCGGGACCGAGGGCGGCGACCTGGTCGTCATGGGGAGTCCCACACTGGTGCGGGGCCTGCTCGGCGAGGGCCTGGTCGACGAACTGCGGCTCGTGATCATGCCGGTGCTGGTCGGCGGCGGAAAGACGATCTTCCCGGCCGACGGCGGGCTGCGCACGCTGGAGCTGGTGTCCACGGTCACCAGCGGCACCGGGGTCAACGTGTGCACGTACCGACCGGTCGCCCAGGGGTAGCCCCCCATGTCCGGCGGCCGGGCGTGCCGGTCGCCGGTCGCCGGTTCAACCTGCCGCTGGCGGCGCGGAACCGGGCCGGGTCAGGCCTTCTTCACCACGTTCGACTTGAGCTGCATCGCACCGATCCCGTCGACCTTGCAGTCGATGTCGTGGTCGCCCACCCCGGCCACGAGCCGGATGTTGCGCACCTTCGTGCCCGCCTTGATCCCGGTCGGGCTGCCCTTGACCTTGAGGTTCTTGACCACCACGACCGTGTCGCCGTCGGCCAGCGCATTGCCGACCGAGTCGCGGATCACCCCGTCCTCGACGGGGGGCTCCGGGGTCCACTCGTGCGCGCACTCCGGGCAGACCAGCAGCGCGCCGCTCTCGTAGGTGTACTCGCTGGAACACTCGGGGCACGGCGGCAGGGTCTCGTCCATTGGATCACTGTATGGGTGCGTCCGGTGACCGCGCGCACCGGCTACGGCTCCCGTTTCGGCGCTCGGGGGTGGCCGACTCCGGTCGGCCACCCCCGCCCCGGCGCGTCAGGCGATCGGAACCCCGCCGTCGCCCTGGATGATCTGGTCCGGCTTGCCGTCCTGGTCGGCGTCCACGATGGTCACGTCGACCGTGCCGTCGCCGTCGGTGTCGAACTGGAACAGGTCGGCCTTGCCGTCCCCGTCCGTGTCGACCATCCAGATGTCCGGCCGGCCGTCGTCGTTGGTGTCGGACACGATCAGGTCGATGCGCTGGTCGCCCCGGGTGTTCGCGGTCTCGCTCATGCTTCCTCCTCGGTGAAGTACGAGGTCAACCTAGACCACCGGCGCGAACCCCACGCGCGGCGTGCCGACGTGGGACGCGGAACACTGGTCGCACCCTGGTGGGAAAGGAGTGGACCGGACGACGCCCGGGCTTGTAGTTTGCGGTGGACCGTGCGAACACCTGAGGAGGTGAGACCCATGAACGTAGTTTCGATGTGGGTGCTCCCTCCCGCCGTCACGGTCGGGCGATCGACGTAGGCGTCGCCGGGAGCGCCTCGCCCACCAGGCCCTCCCGAAAGGCACGACCTGTGCACTCTCCGCAGTTCACCGCCGAGCCGTCGTCGAACGACAGCGTCGAGCGACACGTCGCCGCGGGCGACGGCCCCGGACTCCCCGCCGACCGCGCGGCACCCATGTTCGACGTGATCATCGCCGGATGCGGGCCGACCGGTGCGATGCTGGCCGCCGAACTACGACTGCACGATGTGCGGGTACTCGTCCTGGAGCGGGAAACCGAGCCCGTGTCGTTCGTCCGCGTGGTCAGCCTGCACATCCGCAGTCTCGAGGTGATGGCGATGCGCGGGCTGCTGGACCGCCTCGTCGCACACGGACGACAGCGTCCGGTCGGCGGCATCTTCGCCGGCATCGCCACACCCGCGCCCGAGGGCCTGGACTCCGCGCACGCCTATCTGCTGGGCATCCCGCAGCCCGTCGTCGAACGTCTGCTCGCAGAACACGCCGTCGAACTGGGCGCGCAGGTCCGGCGCGGTCGCGCGGTGACCGGTTTCGCGCAGGACGACGAGGGTGTGACCGTCGAGCTGGCCGACGGGGAGCAGCTGCGTACCCGCTATCTCGTCGGCTGTGACGGCGCGCGCAGCGCGGTGCGCAAACAGCTCGGCGTCGCCTTCCCCGGCGAGCCCTCGCGAACCGAGACGCTGATGGGCGAGATGGAGGTCGGGGCGCCCCGGGAGGAGATCGCCGCCAGGATGGCCGAGGTCGTCGAGTCCACCCGGCGGTTCTGGCTCCGGCCCGCCGGCGTCGGGGTCTACAGCGTCGTGGTCCCCGCGGCGGGAGTCAGCGACCGCGCCGAGCCGCCCACCCTGGAGGATTTCCGGCACCAGTTGCGCGCGGTCGCCGGCACCGATTTCGGCGTGCACTCCCCGCGCTGGATGTCCCGCTTCGGGGACGCCACCCGGCTGGCCGAGCGTTACCGGGTCGGGCGGGTGCTCCTGGCCGGCGACGCGGCGCACATCCATCCGCCCGCCGGAGGTCAGGGCCTCAACCTGGGCGTGCAGGACGCGTTCAACCTCGGCTGGAAACTGGCCGCGCAGATCCGCGGCTGGGCGCTGGACACGCTGCTGGACACCTACCAGGCCGAACGTCACCCGGTCGCCGAGGACGTGTTGGACAACACCCGCGCCCAGATGGAACTGATGTCCGGCGAACCGGGCCCTCGGGCCGTGCGCAGGCTGCTCGCGGAACTGATGGACCTCGACCAGGTGAACCGCCGTCTGATCGAGAAGATCACCGCGATCGACATCCGCTATGACCTCGGCGAGGGCCCCGACCTGCTCGGCCGCCGCCTACCCGACATCGACCTGGCGCAGGGCCGCCTCTACGACCTGCTGCGTCGCGGCCGCGGTCTGCTGCTGGACCGCACCGGACGCCTGACCGTCGGCGGCTGGTCGGACCGGGTCGACCACCTCGCGGACCCCGGCGCGGCACTCGACGTCGCGTGCGTCCTGCTGCGCCCCGACGGCCACGTCGCCTGGATCGGCGACGATCAGCGGGACCTCGACGACCACCTCTCCCGCTGGTTCGGCGCGCCCGCCAGCTGACCTCACCCGTGCGGTGGTCCCGCCGCCACCCCGGAGCGGGTGGCGGCGGCGATCACAGCTGGACGCGGTACAGGATGAAGCCCCGGTTCTCCGCGACCTGGTCGTAGAGCCGGCGGGCGGTCGCGTTGGACTCCTGCGTGGACCAGTACACCCGGTCGCAGCCCCGGGCGCGCGCCCAGTCGGTCACGGCCCCGATCAGCGCCCGGGCGACCCCGCGCCCGCGGGCCTCGGCCGCGGTGAACAGGTCCTGCAGGTAGCACACGTCGTCGCCGGTGGTGTTGGCGTGCACCAGGAAGTGCGTGATCCCCACGAGCCGACCGTCGACCTTGGCCCCGAGTGCGTGCATCCTGGTGTCGGCCTGGAACTCCGCCCACGCCCGGTCGAAGCGCTCCGCCGGCAGGGTGCGGCCGTAGAAGGCGTTGTAGCCGCCGAAGAGGACCTCCCAGTCGGGACGGTCCGCCGGCTCGAGCCTCGCGATGTCGATCATGCCGACAGCCTATGCGACCGCCCACGGCCGGCCCCGGCCCGAGTCGTGACCGGTGCGCCCTGCGGGCGGGCCGCTCTGGGCGACCGCGGAGGGCTAGTGGCGGCGGGTGCTGGCCACGATGTTCGAGCGGACCGGCTCCGCACCGGCGATCCAGTCCGCGGTGGTCACCACGGCGGCGAACCCGGCGTGCAGGGCCACGAGCATCGCCCGGTGCAGTTCCTCCGCCGACACCTTGCCGGCCTCGTTGGCCAGGTCCAGGGTGCCGGTCGCGTCCGAGAGCAGCTCGACGGCCAGGCCGCGGTGGAACGCCTCGCGGGCCGTGGACTCGTCGCAGTGCTGCGTCATGTACCCGGCGATCGTCACCGTGTCCACGCCGTGCGCGACGAGCCAGTCGGCCAGGTCCGTACCCGTGAACGCCGAAGGCCAGGTCTTGTCGATCAGATGGTCGTACGGCCGGGCGGCCACCACGTCGACGAGTTCCCAGCCGGGGCTGCCGGTCGCGAAGATCGGCGCGCCGGCCTCCTCGGAGTGCCGGACGACCACGACCGGGACGCCAGCCGCGGTCGCGGCGTCCATCGCGGCGGCGATGTTGGGCAGGGACTCGGCCAGGGGCGGGTACGCGATGGGCAGCGCGCCGGTCACGTACTCGTTCTGGACGTCGATGATCAGGAGTGCCTTTGTCATGCGTCCAGCCTGCCCTCCCCGGCCGGGGGGCGGTGAGGGCCGTGCCGGCCCGCGACCGCAAGAATCCGGCCTCGGCCGGCCCGCCGCGACCGCGCGACGGGGTCAGGGCTGGCGGTAGTCGCGGGGCGGCACCCCGAACTCCGCCCGGAAATGCGGCCGCAGCGCCGTGGCCGAGGCGAACCCGCACCGCCGCGCGACCTCCTCCACCCCCAGGTCGGTGGTCTCCAGGAGGCGCTGGGCGCGCAGTACCCGCTGGTGCAGCAGCCACCGGGCCGGGGTCGTGCCGGTCACCTCCCGGAACCGCCGGTCGAACGCGCGCCGGGACATCGTGGCCCGCCGGGCCAGCTCGTCGACCGGGATGTCGTGGTCGAGGCGGTGCAGCGCCCAGTCCATGGCCAGGCCGACCGGGTCGCCGCGCAGCGGGGCCGGCACCGGCTCCTCGATGTACTGGGCCCGCTCCCCCGCCCGGTGCGGCGGCACGACCATCCGGCGGGCGATCCGGCCGGCCAGCTCCGCGCCCGACCGGTGCCGGATCAGGTGCAGGCACAGGTCGATCCCCGCGGCGCTGCCGGCGGAGGTGGCGATGTCGCCCTCGTCGACGTAGAGCTGGTCGGTGTCGACGAGAATCTTCGGGTACCGGGCCGCGAGCTCGGCGGCGTACCCCCAGTGCGTCACCGCCCGCCGGCCGTCGAGCAGCCCCGCCGCCGCCAGCACGAACGCGCCCACGCACAGCCCGACGACCGTCGCGCCCCGGGCGTGCGCCGCCCGCACCGCCTCGAGCACCGCCCCGGGCGGCGGCTCGAACGACGTCCGGTACGACGGGACGATCACCAGGTCGGCGTCGGCGAGCGCGTCGAGCCCGTACGGCGCCTCGACCACCAGCCCGCCGGTACTGGTCAGCCGGCCGGGTTCGCCGGCGACCATCCGCAGCTCGAATCCGGGCTCGCTGAACACGGAGGCGGGCACCGAGGTCTCGAACAGCCCGGCCCCGTCGAACACCAGCACCCCGACGATCATGGGCCCCACCTTAGGCGTCGTCCGGTCGCGGGCGTCGGGGGCACCTTGTCCGTACCGGTTAGATTCGCCGCTATGGATGAGAATCTGCAGGATCTCCCCCGTCCCCGGCGCGGCCGCCCACCGTCAGGGATGATCGTGCTCCTGGTCGTCGGCGCGCTGGTCGTCGTGGCGCTCCTGGTCACCGTTGTCGTCCTGGTGGCCAGGCCCGGTTCCGACGCGCCCTCCGCTACCGGTCACATCGCCCGGCCGGTCAGCCTGCTCCAGGTCACCGACGAGTACCCGGCGCCCTGCCGCACCGGGGACGTGCCGGCACCCCGGCCGGCCACGGACCGCTGCCTGACCCTGGGACCGGGCATGACGATCACCGAGGTCGCCCGGATCGAGGTGGCGTCGGGCGGCTCCGGCGACAGCGTGATCCGGATCAACCTGCGCCCCGACGACGGGCGGACGTTCACGGACCTCACCACCCGGGTGTCGCGGGAGTCCGATCCGCGCAACCGCCTCGCGATCGTGGTGGACGGCACGGTGGTGTCCGCGCCGACGGTGATGACACCGATCGTCGGCCCGGCGCTGGAGATCTCCGGCATGTTCACCCGGCAGGAGGCCCGCCGCCTGTTCGACGGCATCAGGGGCTGACCGGGCGGCACGGGCCGCGGCCTGCGGGCTCAGGACGTCAGCGGCGGCGGGCCACGGTCAGCGCCACCACGAACTGGCCCCCGCCGGGGTCGACGCTCGCGTCCACGGGCAGCCCGGGGGCCAGCCGGGAGAAGCGGTCCACGAGCCAGTCGGCCACCTGCTTCGCGTCGGCGCGGTCCACGCACCGGACCACGACCTCCCGGCCGCCCTTGCGGTCGAGCCGCTCGGCGACCGTGAGCAACGGCGCCGGGTCCATCAGGACGAGGTCCGCCGGCCAGGGGATCACGGGGGTGACCGCGCCCTTCTTCGTGTTGCAGCCCCGATGGGCCAGGCGTTCGGCGCCGGCGAAGTCGCGGGCGGCCTTCTTGCCGGACCGGGAACCCACCGACCTGCTGTCGACGCTGGCACCGCGCGGATCGTTCACCGAGATGTCCCGGTCGACGGGTTCGTCGCACACCCAGCAGCGCCAGCCGTCCTGGTCTGCCACGTCTTCGAGCTGGCTCATGCCGGACCGCCGATCGTCGGAAGGATTGTGGGCACCACAGGCTAGCGTTCCGCCACCGGGACGTCGCCCGCGACCTTGGTCCGCCGCGCGGCCCGGCTCAGGGCCATGGTCCGCGGCGCGGCCCTGATCAGGGCCGGGTAGGCCGCGCGGAGCCGGCGTCGGATCCGGCCGCGGCGTCGGGCCCGGATCGCCACGGGCACCCCGACCTGGGGATTAGGGTGGACGGGACCTGCATCGTGCGCACACGAGGAGCACCGTCATGGCTGCCACCGACAGGAGCCCCGGCCCGGGCGAATACGCCGAGGTCAACGGCATCAACCTGTACTTCGAGCGGCACGGGGCCGGGCGGCCGCTGATCCTGCTGCACGGCGGGCTGATGTCGGGCGAGACGTTCGGGCCGGTGCTGCCCGCGCTGGCCGAGCACCACCAGGTCATCGCCGTCGACCTGCAGGGGCACGGTCGCACCGCGGACATCGACCGGTCGCTCGACGTGCGGCTCATGGCCGACGACATCGGCGCCCTCATCGACCATCTCAGGCTGGACCGGCCGGACGTGGTGGGCTACTCACTCGGTGGCGGGGTGGCGCTGCACACCGCGGCGAAGTACCCGTCGAAGGTGGGTCGGCTCGTCACTGCCGCGGCGAACATCCGGCCCGACGCGGTCTATCCGGAGATCCGCGAGCAGCAGAAGCAGGTGAACGCGGCCGCGGCCGAGTTCATGAAGAGCACTCCGATGTACGAGTTGTACGCGCGGGTCGCGCCCCGCCCCGGGGACTTCCCCCGGCTGCTGGACAAGATCGGCGAGGCGATGGCGCGGGACTTCGACTTCACCGAGGACGTGCGCGGTCTGCGGGTGCCGACGCTCGTGGTCGCCGCCGACGCCGACATGGCACCGCCCAGCCACTACGTCGAGATCTTCGCCCTGCTCGGGGGCGGTCTCCGCGACGGCGGGTGGACGGGCGAGGGACGGCCGGAGGGTGGCCACGCGCTCGCGATCCTGCCGGGCCTGACGCACTACGACCTCGGGGACTCGCCGCTGTTCGCCACGGCCGTGCTGGCGTTCCTCGATCGGTAGCCGCGCTGAGGACACCGCGCGGCCGGAGGCCTCCCTGCACTCGGGCGGGCGGGACGCCTCACAGGCCCATGGCGATGGGCTCCGCCGGCGGGCCGTCAGCGAGCAGGGCCGCGAGGGCGTCCGGGAGCGCGCGCGGGGAGAAGACCCCGGGGCCCCGGTACCCGTCGAGTTCGGCTCTGGTCCACCACCGGAACTCCGTGACGTTCTCCGCGGCCAGTTCCGCCTCGGTCATCGAGCCCCTGGGCTCGAACTGGCCGGTGTGGACCAGGAAGTAGTCGTTGATCACGCCGTCGTATCCGGTGGCGTGGCCGGCGGCGACGACCTCCTGGTGCCAGACGTGCGGCGGGTCCGCGTCGAGGGCCAGGCCGATCTCCTCAACGAGTTCGCGCCGGAGGGCGTCGAGGGCTGACTCGCCCGGCTCCACGCCGCCGCCCGGGGTGGCCCACACCTCGACCGGCGCGTCGGGCTTGTCGAAGGTGAACCGGCACAGCAGGATCCGGCCGGAGTCGTCGAGGACGAGGGCGCGCGCGGCGGGGCGGAGTCGGGGCATGCCGTGGAGCGTAGCTACTCCGTCAGGCCCGCCAGGCGCAGGAGCAGCGCCTTCACCTCCGTCGCCGCGATCCGTTCGCGCGCCTCCGACGGGTCGGAGCACAGCAGCACCGGGGACTCCGCGGCGCTCGTCGGCAGCCGGCCGTGCGAGCCGCCGACCGCCTCGGCCCCGGCGTCGAGACCGACCACACTCATCAGGTACCGCATGCCGAGCTTCTTCCTCGCCAGCGCCACCCCGGCGCGCAGCTTCGCCGCCCCCGGCCCGGCCGGGTCGAACAGCAGTTCCGCCGGGTCGTAGCCGGGCTTGCGGTGGATCTCGACGAGTC
Proteins encoded in this window:
- a CDS encoding alpha/beta fold hydrolase, giving the protein MAATDRSPGPGEYAEVNGINLYFERHGAGRPLILLHGGLMSGETFGPVLPALAEHHQVIAVDLQGHGRTADIDRSLDVRLMADDIGALIDHLRLDRPDVVGYSLGGGVALHTAAKYPSKVGRLVTAAANIRPDAVYPEIREQQKQVNAAAAEFMKSTPMYELYARVAPRPGDFPRLLDKIGEAMARDFDFTEDVRGLRVPTLVVAADADMAPPSHYVEIFALLGGGLRDGGWTGEGRPEGGHALAILPGLTHYDLGDSPLFATAVLAFLDR
- a CDS encoding NUDIX hydrolase, with translation MPRLRPAARALVLDDSGRILLCRFTFDKPDAPVEVWATPGGGVEPGESALDALRRELVEEIGLALDADPPHVWHQEVVAAGHATGYDGVINDYFLVHTGQFEPRGSMTEAELAAENVTEFRWWTRAELDGYRGPGVFSPRALPDALAALLADGPPAEPIAMGL
- a CDS encoding SecDF P1 head subdomain-containing protein, which codes for MDENLQDLPRPRRGRPPSGMIVLLVVGALVVVALLVTVVVLVARPGSDAPSATGHIARPVSLLQVTDEYPAPCRTGDVPAPRPATDRCLTLGPGMTITEVARIEVASGGSGDSVIRINLRPDDGRTFTDLTTRVSRESDPRNRLAIVVDGTVVSAPTVMTPIVGPALEISGMFTRQEARRLFDGIRG